One region of Triticum aestivum cultivar Chinese Spring chromosome 6B, IWGSC CS RefSeq v2.1, whole genome shotgun sequence genomic DNA includes:
- the LOC123138819 gene encoding histone H4, giving the protein MAATTSPIRVLSRADRHLDRPIPVGSNGRPHTPLSPPLLNPRSIHAHSHHNQPPPPQLLHLHLSQLQGRKRSAISGRGKGGKGLGKGGAKRHRKVLRDNIQGITKPAIRRLARRGGVKRISGLIYEETRGVLKIFLENVIRDVVTYTEHARRKTVTAMDVVYALKRQGRTLYGFGG; this is encoded by the coding sequence ccacgtcaccgatccgcgtcCTCTCTCGCGCGGATCGCCATCTTGACCGTCCAATCCCCGTCGGATCCAACGGCAGGCCGCACACTCCTCTGAGTCCTCCCTTGTTAAATCCCCGTTCCATTCATGCCCACTCTCACCACAACCAGCCGCCGCCACCACAGCTCCTCCATTTGCATCTCAGTCAGCTCCAAGGAAGGAAGCGGTCAGCCATATCCGGCCGCGGCAAGGGCGGGAAGGGGCTGGGCAAGGGCGGCGCCAAGCGCCACCGGAAGGTGCTGCGCGACAACATCCAGGGCATCACCAAGCCGGCCATCCGTCGTCTTGCCCGCAGGGGCGGCGTGAAGCGCATCTCGgggctcatctacgaggagacccgtggcgtgctcaagatcttcctcgagaacgTCATCCGCGACGTCGTCACCTACACAGAGCACGCCCGCCGCAAGACCGTCACCGCCATGGACGTCGTCTACGCGCTCAAGCGCCAGGGACGCACCCTCTACGGATTCGGCGGCTGA